Proteins from a genomic interval of Clostridium scatologenes:
- a CDS encoding ABC transporter substrate-binding protein produces MNKFFKNVLGIVLVSTMSLSLMAGCGNSKDKSNVSKKGGEVTIAVTSFADTLEPTQQYFSWVITRYGVGETLVRFNEKGGIEPCLAESFQSSEDGKTWTFKIRKGVKFSNGDDMTPDMVKKSLERTFKLSKRAVSFFELASMEVEGQNLKITTKEPVAILPGSLADPLFLIVDTNANKDSIAMKGPICTGPYAVESFKPTDSCVVVKNKNYWNGDVPLDKVTFKCIEDQTTRSMALQTGEADIAYNLKAENLSEFKDTDKYNIQKLQSLRATFAFMNQKGPLNDLKLRQALIRGLDKQTYCNVLLEGGATAGKAPVPPTLDFGFNELKDENSYNPEGAKALLKEAGYKDIDGDSFVETPDGKPLQLNFVIYTSRKELNVYAQAAQVSLKKIGLNVKLNTVSYETLLDTRDSGKFDLLIWNVLVANTGDPEKYLRENWYSTSASNQTGYNNAEVDKLLNQLSKEFDKDSRKKLIIQIQQLIMNDASTVFFGYETTYLFSSKRVKGVNMYPNDYYWLTKDITLAK; encoded by the coding sequence ATGAATAAGTTTTTTAAAAATGTATTAGGCATTGTTTTGGTAAGTACAATGAGTTTATCATTGATGGCTGGTTGTGGAAATTCTAAAGATAAATCTAATGTATCAAAAAAAGGTGGAGAAGTTACTATTGCTGTAACCAGTTTTGCTGATACTTTAGAACCAACACAGCAGTATTTTAGTTGGGTAATAACTAGATATGGAGTAGGAGAAACCCTAGTTAGATTTAATGAAAAAGGTGGAATTGAACCTTGTTTGGCTGAAAGCTTCCAATCTAGCGAGGATGGAAAGACGTGGACATTTAAAATCCGTAAAGGTGTTAAATTTTCTAATGGAGATGATATGACTCCAGACATGGTAAAGAAATCCTTAGAGCGTACTTTTAAATTAAGCAAGCGTGCAGTTTCTTTCTTTGAATTAGCTTCTATGGAAGTTGAGGGTCAGAATCTTAAAATTACTACAAAAGAACCAGTTGCAATACTTCCTGGAAGTTTAGCTGATCCATTGTTCTTGATTGTTGATACAAATGCTAATAAAGACTCTATTGCAATGAAAGGACCAATTTGCACAGGACCTTATGCTGTAGAATCTTTTAAGCCAACAGATTCTTGTGTAGTTGTAAAAAATAAGAATTATTGGAATGGTGATGTACCCTTGGATAAGGTTACCTTTAAATGTATAGAAGATCAGACAACTCGTTCTATGGCATTGCAGACAGGTGAGGCTGATATTGCATACAATTTAAAAGCAGAAAACTTATCTGAGTTTAAAGATACTGATAAGTACAACATACAGAAATTACAATCTTTACGAGCTACTTTTGCTTTTATGAATCAGAAAGGTCCATTAAATGATTTGAAACTAAGACAAGCACTTATACGTGGATTGGATAAACAAACTTATTGTAATGTTTTATTGGAAGGCGGTGCAACAGCTGGAAAAGCACCAGTACCTCCAACTCTTGATTTTGGATTTAATGAATTAAAGGATGAAAATAGCTATAATCCAGAAGGAGCAAAAGCATTATTGAAAGAAGCTGGTTATAAAGATATAGATGGTGATAGCTTTGTTGAGACACCAGATGGAAAACCATTACAATTAAATTTCGTTATATATACTAGTCGTAAAGAATTGAATGTTTATGCACAGGCTGCTCAGGTAAGTTTGAAAAAAATTGGTTTAAATGTTAAGTTAAATACCGTTAGTTATGAAACACTATTAGATACAAGAGATTCTGGTAAATTCGACTTGTTAATTTGGAATGTGTTAGTGGCAAATACAGGAGATCCAGAAAAGTATTTACGTGAGAATTGGTACAGTACATCTGCATCTAATCAGACAGGGTACAATAATGCAGAGGTAGATAAGCTTTTAAATCAACTTTCCAAAGAATTTGATAAAGATTCAAGAAAAAAATTAATTATACAAATTCAACAGTTAATTATGAATGATGCATCAACAGTTTTCTTTGGATATGAAACTACTTATCTATTCTCATCAAAAAGAGTAAAAGGGGTTAATATGTATCCAAATGATTATTATTGGTTAACAAAGGATATTACACTGGCAAAATAA
- a CDS encoding ABC transporter ATP-binding protein, translating to MLRIDDLTVQYGKQKPTIEHFNLSMKKGEVISVVGESGSGKTTVIRAILGALPEAGKVTDGYIEFQGKSLLGIHKDEWRKLRGTKMSMIFQDCGGTLNPLRKIGKQYVEYICTHSDVSKHEAFEKAVSMLEKMQLPDCENIMKSYPHQLSGGMRQRVGIAIAMTFNPELLLADEPTSALDVTTQAQIVSQMMKLRDTYNTGIIIVTHNLGIAAYMSDKLIVMKHGEIVDQGTRDEVINHPTSEYTKKLLNAIPEIRGESFCLKSRILS from the coding sequence ATGTTAAGAATTGATGATTTGACAGTTCAATATGGTAAACAAAAGCCTACTATAGAACATTTTAATCTTTCTATGAAGAAAGGTGAAGTCATTAGTGTAGTTGGAGAAAGTGGAAGTGGAAAAACTACAGTTATTCGAGCAATATTAGGTGCTTTGCCTGAGGCTGGAAAAGTAACCGATGGATATATTGAATTTCAAGGCAAATCCTTATTAGGAATACATAAGGATGAATGGAGAAAACTAAGAGGAACAAAAATGTCAATGATTTTTCAGGATTGTGGAGGAACTTTAAATCCCTTAAGGAAGATTGGGAAACAGTATGTAGAATATATTTGTACTCATAGTGATGTATCTAAACATGAAGCCTTTGAAAAAGCTGTTTCTATGCTGGAAAAAATGCAGCTTCCTGATTGTGAAAACATTATGAAAAGTTATCCTCACCAGTTGAGTGGGGGGATGCGGCAAAGAGTAGGAATCGCAATTGCAATGACCTTTAATCCAGAACTATTATTGGCGGATGAACCTACTAGTGCACTTGATGTTACCACTCAGGCACAAATCGTAAGTCAGATGATGAAGCTTAGAGATACTTATAATACAGGGATAATTATTGTGACTCATAACTTAGGTATAGCTGCATATATGTCAGATAAACTGATTGTTATGAAACATGGGGAAATTGTAGATCAAGGAACAAGAGATGAAGTTATAAATCATCCTACTAGCGAGTACACAAAAAAGTTGTTGAATGCAATACCTGAAATTAGGGGGGAATCTTTTTGTTTAAAGAGTCGGATATTATCTTAG
- a CDS encoding ABC transporter ATP-binding protein: MFKESDIILETKNIVKQFPISKNRTLTACNDISLNVYKQKTLGIVGESGCGKSTFVRTLIQIDPPTKGEIFFHDKNILELSKKEKWLNRQNMQMVFQDPLASFNPKMKVIDILTEPLMNFGRLSKKEKGLKAKELLELVELPENFLYRFPHNMSGGQRQRISIARALSLEPEILICDEATSSLDVSIQKNIIDLLVKLQKEKSISIIFICHDIALIQTFAHQIAVMYKGHIVEIIPGDQVGENASHPYTQTLLEALFSIHMDRNKKIEPMEYEVDRTLDFSSGCIFQNRCKYCIKKCREDKPTLHKIALGHQVACHRVTHE, from the coding sequence TTGTTTAAAGAGTCGGATATTATCTTAGAAACTAAAAATATTGTAAAACAGTTTCCTATATCCAAAAATCGAACCCTTACAGCATGTAATGATATTAGCCTTAATGTATATAAACAGAAAACTTTAGGAATTGTTGGGGAAAGTGGTTGTGGAAAATCTACTTTTGTACGTACTTTGATTCAAATAGATCCTCCAACAAAGGGAGAAATATTTTTTCATGATAAAAATATTTTAGAGTTATCAAAAAAAGAAAAATGGCTGAATCGTCAGAACATGCAAATGGTATTTCAAGATCCATTGGCTTCATTTAACCCTAAAATGAAAGTGATAGATATTTTGACAGAGCCACTTATGAATTTTGGACGCTTAAGTAAGAAGGAAAAGGGATTAAAAGCAAAAGAATTACTTGAACTAGTTGAATTGCCTGAAAATTTTCTTTATAGATTTCCACATAATATGAGTGGAGGGCAAAGGCAGCGAATTAGTATTGCTAGAGCACTTTCTCTGGAACCTGAAATTTTAATATGTGATGAGGCTACTTCTTCTTTAGATGTTTCTATACAAAAAAATATTATTGATTTATTAGTCAAACTTCAAAAAGAAAAAAGTATAAGTATTATATTTATTTGTCATGATATCGCATTGATTCAGACATTTGCTCATCAAATTGCAGTAATGTATAAGGGGCATATAGTGGAAATAATACCAGGAGATCAAGTTGGAGAGAATGCTTCCCATCCATATACGCAGACATTATTGGAAGCATTGTTTTCAATTCATATGGATCGCAATAAAAAAATAGAACCTATGGAATATGAAGTTGATAGGACACTTGATTTTTCATCAGGATGTATATTTCAAAATCGATGTAAGTACTGCATAAAAAAGTGTAGAGAGGATAAGCCTACATTGCATAAAATTGCTCTAGGACATCAGGTAGCATGCCATCGTGTTACTCATGAATAA
- a CDS encoding M14 family metallopeptidase, whose translation MKTMKIGNICAEAGEKSSGYVKVKGTDIELPVTVICGEKEGKTVFISGGVHNAEYVGIQTAIEIADEILPSKLTGNLIILHLMNRTGFEHRTMSLVYEDGKNLNREFPGSDQGTVADKICHTVVTEFQKNADYYIDLHCGDGYEELIPYVYCVGAAAPEVVHKARQMAELVNVPYLVQSPCVSGGSYNYAGSCGIPSILIERGCMGRWSKEEVELGKQDVRNVLRYLGVLEGNVSQRTYNPVDVGNVIYKNAEHSGCWYPTKKVGYTFKNGEVLGEVKDYFGNVLETCVAEMNGILLYQVGSLCIIKGGPMVAYGENPNEK comes from the coding sequence ATGAAAACAATGAAAATAGGAAATATATGCGCTGAGGCTGGAGAAAAGTCATCAGGATATGTAAAAGTTAAAGGGACAGATATAGAACTCCCAGTTACTGTTATTTGCGGAGAAAAGGAAGGAAAAACAGTATTCATTTCAGGAGGTGTACATAATGCAGAATATGTAGGAATTCAAACAGCAATTGAAATAGCTGATGAAATCTTACCATCAAAGCTTACAGGAAATCTTATTATATTACATTTGATGAATAGAACTGGATTTGAACACCGAACTATGAGTTTGGTTTATGAAGATGGAAAAAATCTAAATAGAGAATTCCCAGGAAGTGATCAAGGAACAGTGGCAGATAAAATCTGCCATACCGTTGTAACAGAATTTCAAAAAAATGCAGACTATTATATTGATCTTCATTGTGGAGATGGATATGAGGAGTTAATACCTTATGTATATTGTGTAGGAGCAGCAGCTCCAGAGGTAGTGCATAAAGCAAGACAGATGGCTGAACTAGTAAATGTTCCTTATTTGGTGCAATCTCCTTGTGTTAGTGGTGGTTCTTACAATTATGCAGGTTCCTGTGGAATTCCTAGTATTCTAATTGAGAGAGGTTGCATGGGACGGTGGTCGAAAGAAGAAGTAGAACTAGGAAAACAGGATGTTAGAAATGTTCTACGCTATTTGGGAGTTTTGGAGGGAAATGTTTCTCAAAGAACTTATAATCCTGTTGATGTAGGAAATGTTATTTACAAAAATGCTGAACATTCGGGATGTTGGTATCCGACTAAAAAAGTAGGATATACTTTCAAAAATGGGGAAGTATTAGGTGAAGTTAAGGATTATTTTGGTAATGTGTTAGAAACCTGTGTTGCTGAAATGAATGGAATATTACTTTACCAAGTTGGTAGTTTATGTATTATTAAGGGTGGTCCTATGGTGGCTTATGGGGAAAATCCAAATGAGAAATAG
- a CDS encoding DMT family transporter: MANNKKINLDKILTNKRYIVLLCILCTFLWGSAYPAIKLGYDFFYIQSKDSFSKLLFAGYRFFLAGIILMFIQKAMGKSVMPKVLSDFKSLTLLGVVHTLLQYVFLYIGMANTTGVKSSILGSVGVFVSIVLAHFIYKNDKLSLNKIIGCIIGFLGIIIINFEGKGLNISFNLTGDGFVILSTVMGSVGSIYNKELVKKNDVFVATIWQLILGSSMLIVIGKFAGGSLIFTSAKCWILLLYMALLSSVSLVIWSALYKHNKVGKIAIYSFLIPVFGALLSAILLGDSIWDMKSLAALVLACIGIWIVNRE; this comes from the coding sequence ATGGCAAATAATAAAAAAATCAATTTAGATAAAATACTTACCAATAAGAGATATATAGTGTTATTATGTATATTATGTACTTTCTTATGGGGGAGTGCATATCCAGCAATCAAATTAGGATATGATTTTTTTTATATACAATCAAAGGATAGCTTTTCAAAATTACTATTTGCAGGGTATAGATTTTTTTTGGCAGGCATAATTTTAATGTTTATACAGAAAGCTATGGGGAAAAGCGTAATGCCTAAAGTTTTATCAGATTTTAAAAGTCTAACTCTTTTAGGGGTTGTCCATACTCTTTTGCAGTATGTTTTTCTTTATATTGGTATGGCAAATACCACAGGGGTAAAAAGTTCTATATTAGGTTCTGTAGGGGTTTTTGTGAGTATTGTATTAGCACATTTTATTTATAAGAATGATAAGTTATCCTTAAATAAAATTATAGGCTGTATCATAGGATTTTTAGGGATAATTATAATTAATTTTGAAGGAAAAGGTTTGAATATATCATTTAATTTAACTGGTGATGGATTTGTAATTTTATCTACTGTGATGGGGTCTGTTGGCAGTATATACAATAAAGAATTGGTAAAAAAGAATGATGTATTTGTGGCAACAATATGGCAGCTTATATTAGGCAGTTCAATGTTGATAGTTATAGGGAAATTTGCGGGTGGTAGCTTAATTTTTACATCAGCTAAATGCTGGATTTTATTATTATATATGGCTCTTTTATCATCTGTTTCGTTAGTGATATGGTCTGCGTTATATAAACATAACAAAGTTGGTAAGATTGCTATTTACAGCTTCCTAATACCTGTATTTGGTGCATTATTATCTGCTATTTTATTAGGAGATTCTATATGGGATATGAAGAGCTTGGCAGCATTAGTTTTAGCTTGTATTGGCATATGGATTGTTAATAGGGAATAA
- a CDS encoding radical SAM protein, translating to MKIEQKLQQILDKSWSNIRLNREECKYLLSIDETSYASGLIRNTANSIIRSKNDNSAIILGQIGVEISPCPGKCKFCTFGDGHTKFEPSRIGQEELQEKMISFCKEGDLYALYLMTMHEYDLENFLNTIHYAKKIAPPTTQLWSNIGDTDLDTFKEIKKAGITGVYHVCRLGEGIDTSLKPENRIKTMQNALDAGLELYTCCEPIGPEHTIDQLVDNIFIGAEMGIYQHAAMRRVPVPGTPFAKYGQISELRLAHIVAVIALCTVTLPTMAYMGVHEPNQLSYASGANIITAESGANPRDCQSDTSKNRGMDMARCRKMLFECGFTNIRRGDESKIPLDFEYLVKTNSLD from the coding sequence ATGAAAATTGAACAAAAACTTCAGCAAATTCTTGATAAGTCCTGGAGTAATATTCGCCTAAACCGAGAAGAGTGTAAATACCTGCTGTCTATTGACGAAACAAGTTATGCATCTGGACTAATACGCAATACCGCAAATTCTATAATCCGAAGCAAAAATGATAATTCTGCCATCATACTTGGACAAATTGGTGTAGAAATATCCCCCTGCCCTGGGAAATGCAAATTCTGTACCTTTGGCGATGGACATACAAAGTTTGAACCAAGCCGTATTGGTCAGGAGGAACTACAAGAGAAAATGATAAGTTTCTGTAAAGAAGGAGATCTATATGCACTTTATCTTATGACAATGCATGAGTATGATCTAGAAAATTTTTTAAATACTATACATTATGCAAAAAAGATTGCTCCACCAACCACACAGTTATGGTCAAATATAGGTGATACTGACCTTGATACATTTAAAGAAATAAAGAAGGCTGGCATTACTGGTGTATACCATGTTTGTCGTTTAGGAGAAGGTATAGATACAAGCTTAAAACCTGAAAATCGTATCAAGACAATGCAAAACGCTCTTGATGCTGGTTTAGAACTGTATACCTGTTGTGAACCAATTGGTCCTGAGCACACAATAGATCAATTAGTTGATAACATATTTATTGGTGCAGAAATGGGAATATACCAGCATGCTGCAATGCGTAGAGTACCAGTACCGGGTACACCTTTTGCAAAGTATGGTCAAATTAGCGAACTAAGGCTTGCCCATATAGTTGCTGTTATTGCACTCTGTACTGTTACCTTACCTACCATGGCTTACATGGGTGTTCATGAACCAAATCAGCTTAGTTATGCATCAGGTGCAAATATCATTACTGCAGAAAGCGGAGCAAATCCTCGAGATTGTCAGTCAGATACCTCTAAAAATCGCGGTATGGATATGGCACGCTGCCGTAAAATGTTATTTGAATGCGGATTTACCAACATACGTCGAGGCGATGAAAGTAAAATTCCATTGGATTTTGAATATCTCGTAAAAACAAATTCCCTAGACTAA
- a CDS encoding C-GCAxxG-C-C family protein, which translates to MKENKIVELFKQGFDCGQVVLSSFAQELGMDTKQTNKIAASFGGGMFCGETCGAVIGALMAIGLKYGHYLPNTSDTKNENISKIMEFREKFLMKYNSTVCRELLGYDISKPEEMKIILEKGLLFNFCPKLVSYVTEILGEILSQDNTNGGEKNEN; encoded by the coding sequence ATGAAAGAAAATAAAATTGTAGAATTGTTTAAGCAGGGTTTTGATTGCGGCCAGGTGGTGCTAAGCAGTTTTGCTCAAGAACTTGGTATGGATACAAAGCAGACAAATAAGATCGCTGCCAGCTTTGGCGGCGGCATGTTCTGCGGTGAAACCTGTGGTGCAGTCATTGGTGCACTTATGGCAATTGGTTTAAAATATGGACACTATTTGCCAAATACCTCTGATACTAAAAATGAGAATATATCAAAAATAATGGAATTTAGAGAAAAATTTTTAATGAAGTATAATTCTACAGTTTGTCGTGAATTATTAGGCTATGACATAAGCAAACCAGAAGAAATGAAAATTATTTTAGAAAAAGGATTGCTATTTAACTTTTGTCCTAAATTAGTAAGCTATGTCACAGAAATTTTAGGTGAGATATTATCACAGGATAACACTAATGGAGGCGAAAAAAATGAAAATTGA
- the arsS gene encoding arsenosugar biosynthesis radical SAM (seleno)protein ArsS (Some members of this family are selenoproteins.) — protein MEQNLCLEQLDGIPSFSEKVQGQDFCMTKPQLDIMQMNITNCCNLGCKHCHVNADPTHTKMMSRKIMKDCLQVFEENNFSVLDITGGSPEMNPDFQWLVEEASRKNIHTIVRSNLVILTEEGYTHFPDLYAKHKVEIVASLPYYSEKDTDRQRGNGVFKACIDMLKKLNKLGYGKTSDLVLNLVYNPGGAFLPPKQDSLTLEYKKKLMDKYEITFNQLYTITNNPIGRFGDFLVRSGNLKPYMNRLVSAFNPAALENMMCRNQFSVGIDGTLYDCDFNQARGWTIEGVHQIQDLKGKPITSRKIVFGNHCYACTAGSGSSCGGTTT, from the coding sequence ATGGAACAGAATTTATGTTTGGAACAACTTGATGGAATACCTTCTTTTTCAGAAAAAGTTCAAGGTCAAGACTTTTGTATGACAAAGCCTCAATTAGATATCATGCAAATGAATATCACCAACTGCTGCAACCTAGGCTGTAAACATTGTCATGTGAATGCCGACCCTACACATACAAAGATGATGAGCCGTAAAATTATGAAAGATTGTCTACAGGTATTTGAAGAAAATAACTTTTCTGTACTTGACATTACTGGAGGATCACCTGAAATGAATCCTGATTTTCAATGGCTTGTAGAGGAAGCATCAAGAAAAAACATACATACTATAGTTCGATCTAATTTAGTTATTCTAACAGAAGAAGGTTATACTCATTTTCCAGACTTATATGCTAAGCATAAAGTAGAAATCGTAGCATCTCTGCCTTACTACTCGGAAAAGGATACTGATAGGCAAAGAGGCAATGGAGTTTTTAAAGCTTGTATTGATATGCTTAAAAAACTTAATAAACTAGGCTATGGTAAAACATCAGATTTGGTGCTAAATCTAGTATACAATCCTGGTGGTGCCTTTTTACCTCCGAAGCAAGACAGCTTGACTCTAGAGTATAAAAAGAAACTGATGGATAAATACGAAATCACTTTCAATCAATTGTATACCATTACAAACAACCCTATTGGCCGATTTGGTGATTTTTTAGTAAGAAGCGGAAACTTAAAGCCTTATATGAACCGCTTAGTATCTGCCTTTAACCCTGCAGCACTAGAAAATATGATGTGCCGTAATCAATTTTCAGTAGGCATAGATGGCACACTGTACGACTGTGATTTTAATCAGGCACGTGGGTGGACAATAGAAGGCGTTCATCAAATTCAAGATTTAAAAGGAAAGCCTATAACTTCTAGAAAAATTGTTTTTGGAAATCACTGCTATGCCTGCACAGCTGGCAGTGGCTCTAGCTGTGGAGGAACTACTACTTAG
- a CDS encoding arsenosugar biosynthesis-associated peroxidase-like protein: MNTYYNPEDLLQFGNMGEDAPEMWKKFMEYYSEVFADGELTAREKALIAFAVAHAIQCPYCIDSYAQTLLEMGVNQEQMIEAVHVAAAIRGGATLAHGMQAKNVIKKLEL; the protein is encoded by the coding sequence ATGAATACTTATTACAATCCAGAAGATTTACTTCAATTTGGAAACATGGGAGAAGACGCACCTGAAATGTGGAAAAAGTTTATGGAATATTATAGCGAGGTGTTTGCTGATGGTGAATTAACAGCTAGAGAAAAGGCTCTAATTGCTTTTGCAGTGGCACATGCTATCCAATGTCCTTATTGTATTGATTCCTATGCTCAGACACTTTTAGAAATGGGTGTAAATCAGGAGCAAATGATTGAAGCTGTTCACGTTGCCGCAGCCATTAGGGGTGGAGCTACATTAGCTCATGGTATGCAGGCAAAAAATGTAATTAAAAAACTGGAACTTTAG
- a CDS encoding PadR family transcriptional regulator: MKLYKKCSCEGGNLDKFVQPIILKILYECDAYGYVILKKIAESPMMKGAKPDPTGIYRQLKTMEERGLLMSKEQISDNGNLVKCYSITESGKQCLLNWIRTLKDYRDSIDLLLVEIQKTIK; this comes from the coding sequence ATGAAGCTTTATAAAAAATGTTCTTGTGAAGGTGGTAATTTAGATAAATTTGTTCAACCCATAATACTTAAAATACTTTATGAATGTGATGCCTATGGTTATGTTATTTTGAAAAAAATAGCTGAATCTCCCATGATGAAAGGTGCTAAGCCTGATCCTACAGGGATATATAGGCAATTAAAGACTATGGAAGAAAGAGGTCTTCTTATGTCAAAGGAGCAGATTTCTGATAATGGAAATTTAGTAAAATGCTACAGTATTACTGAGAGTGGAAAACAATGTCTTTTAAACTGGATTCGTACACTTAAAGATTATAGGGATTCAATAGATCTTTTACTTGTAGAAATACAAAAAACAATAAAATAA
- a CDS encoding GTP-binding protein: protein MKTRIILVGGFLGAGKTTLLWEAARKLTKQGKHVGLITNDQASELVDTAFLELTGGVVSEVSGSCFCCNFNGFTNAISNIKAKKHVDIIIAEPVGSCTDLSATIMQPLKEKLGNDLDISPLTVLVDPERLNDILDGGTSGLHASAAYIVQKQLEEADIIAITKTDLLSQDNLELLKNRAADKWPLATILALSSKNGEGMEMWLNEVTNRLNAGTYLVEVDYDVYAEGEAVLGWLNTTLVLHGNSVKWDSLAEKLLKELGSRFDNLKAAIGHIKLLVEAGDQYVIGNLTGKKESLNIRGSAGMGNEAKMIINARVEMNPAELDNIVSEVVSKVCGEDITQKVEASKCLKPGRPNPTHRYDYIVR, encoded by the coding sequence ATGAAAACAAGAATTATTTTAGTTGGTGGATTTCTAGGTGCAGGTAAAACAACACTTCTTTGGGAGGCAGCACGAAAACTTACTAAACAAGGAAAACATGTTGGATTAATAACCAATGATCAAGCTTCTGAACTAGTGGATACAGCATTTCTTGAACTTACAGGTGGTGTTGTATCAGAGGTTAGTGGGAGTTGTTTCTGCTGTAATTTTAACGGTTTCACTAATGCTATTTCCAATATAAAAGCAAAAAAACATGTAGATATAATTATTGCTGAACCTGTGGGCAGTTGTACAGATCTTTCAGCAACTATAATGCAGCCCTTAAAAGAGAAACTTGGAAATGATTTGGATATTTCTCCTCTTACAGTGCTTGTAGATCCAGAAAGATTGAATGATATACTTGATGGAGGAACCTCAGGGTTACATGCAAGTGCAGCTTACATCGTTCAAAAACAGCTTGAAGAAGCAGATATTATCGCAATCACTAAAACAGACTTGTTGTCACAAGATAACCTTGAATTATTAAAGAATCGTGCAGCTGATAAGTGGCCTTTAGCTACAATCCTTGCATTGAGTTCTAAGAATGGAGAAGGCATGGAAATGTGGCTGAATGAAGTTACTAATCGTCTTAATGCTGGAACTTATCTGGTAGAAGTGGATTATGACGTTTACGCAGAGGGAGAAGCAGTTTTGGGGTGGCTTAATACCACATTAGTTCTACATGGCAACTCTGTAAAATGGGATAGTTTAGCAGAAAAGTTATTAAAAGAATTAGGTAGCCGTTTTGATAACTTAAAAGCAGCTATTGGACATATAAAACTGCTTGTTGAAGCAGGTGATCAATATGTTATTGGTAACTTGACAGGAAAAAAAGAATCTCTAAATATTAGAGGCAGTGCTGGAATGGGAAATGAAGCTAAAATGATTATTAACGCTCGTGTTGAAATGAATCCAGCCGAACTAGATAATATAGTATCAGAGGTAGTTTCCAAAGTATGTGGAGAAGATATAACCCAAAAGGTTGAAGCATCGAAATGTTTAAAACCAGGACGACCAAATCCAACTCATCGATATGATTACATAGTAAGATAA